A stretch of Coccidioides posadasii str. Silveira chromosome 2, complete sequence DNA encodes these proteins:
- a CDS encoding uncharacterized protein (EggNog:ENOG410PW2N~COG:G): MKTGVTEALEKVPMHLETTLSCVPHFAIFSDFEEDISGVQTYDVLRTVSKDVKRFNPDFELYNRIKKLGRDGLRPSDLMMDDVSGPSGKPNNPGWKLDKWKFIPMIDEALEVRPDAKWFVFMEADTYIVWQNLLAWLERFDPSKPYYLGTEMLLGNILFGYGGSGFVISNSAMEKFSQYRASRATQLEDYTAHQWAGDGILGKAMADAGIPLTKSWPMLQTARVWDLNHFAEPWCYPVVSYHHMTPSDVEIMWRFSQQWFKNVSLDVLKYAYTMLSRG, translated from the coding sequence ATGAAAACCGGCGTTACAGAAGCTCTGGAGAAAGTTCCCATGCATTTGGAGACCACACTTAGTTGCGTGCCACACTTCGCTATATTTTCTGACTTTGAGGAGGATATTTCAGGAGTGCAGACCTACGATGTCCTGCGTACTGTCAGTAAAGATGTCAAACGCTTCAATCCAGACTTCGAACTCTACAACAGAATCAAAAAGTTAGGGAGGGACGGATTAAGGCCAAGCGACTTGATGATGGATGATGTGAGCGGGCCGTCCGGAAAACCGAACAATCCCGGGTGGAAGCTCGATAAGTGGAAATTCATCCCTATGATTGACGAGGCGCTAGAAGTTCGGCCGGATGCGAAATGGTTTGTTTTCATGGAAGCGGATACATATATAGTTTGGCAGAATCTCCTTGCTTGGCTTGAAAGGTTCGATCCTTCAAAACCGTATTATCTGGGCACAGAGATGCTGTTAGGAAACATATTATTTGGCTATGGCGGGTCTGGATTCGTCATTTCTAATTCAGCAATGGAGAAATTTTCGCAGTATAGGGCTTCTAGAGCTACACAGCTGGAAGATTACACCGCACATCAGTGGGCAGGAGATGGAATTTTGGGGAAAGCCATGGCAGATGCCGGTATCCCTCTTACCAAGTCATGGCCAATGCTGCAAACAGCAAGAGTATGGGATCTCAATCATTTTGCAGAGCCGTGGTGTTATCCCGTGGTCTCTTATCATCATATGACTCCAAGCGACGTGGAAATAATGTGGAGATTCAGCCAACAGTGGTTCAAAAACGTGAGTCTCGATGTCTTAAAATATGCATATACAATGCTGAGTCGTGGTTAG
- a CDS encoding uncharacterized protein (EggNog:ENOG410Q5IK~COG:S~BUSCO:12922at33183) — MAYAPSEPFILTGGCFCKAIRYTINVPQREDRPILPGAVDTRLPPLPGQHKHDDDRRSQPRVPTTFPLIGFDHCSDCRHAAGTVVQAWCISPHSWVEWTVLPLHKNDAGEGDVAKPPIHLTTLEACASDGKSSVCHETYISHYKSSRDVTRSFCSRCGTTLTYYFERPASSPISPLIDITMGSLDEESLEKIHPERQVWWDSGIGWMKGIMTWGDGGVMRHAKGTLTDEIASG; from the coding sequence ATGGCTTATGCCCCGTCCGAGCCGTTTATCCTTACAGGAGGATGCTTCTGCAAAGCCATTCGCTACACCATCAACGTTCCGCAACGGGAGGATCGTCCTATCCTCCCAGGAGCGGTGGACACGCGCCTGCCACCGCTCCCGGGGCAACACAAGCACGACGATGACAGACGAAGCCAGCCCCGCGTTCCCACCACATTCCCATTAATTGGCTTCGATCATTGCTCAGACTGTCGCCATGCTGCGGGAACCGTCGTGCAGGCCTGGTGCATTTCCCCGCACAGTTGGGTGGAATGGACCGTTCTTCCGTTGCACAAGAATGATGCTGGAGAAGGAGATGTAGCCAAACCGCCCATTCACCTCACAACTTTGGAAGCCTGCGCATCCGACGGAAAATCTTCCGTGTGCCATGAGACGTATATTTCTCATTATAAGTCGTCTCGCGATGTCACCCGGAGCTTTTGCTCCCGATGTGGGACAACCCTGACTTATTATTTCGAAAGACCGGCGTCATCGCCTATTTCACCACTGATCGATATAACCATGGGCAGTCTGGATGAGGAGAGTCTCGAAAAGATTCATCCTGAACGCCAGGTGTGGTGGGATTCTGGGATTGGGTGGATGAAGGGAATTATGACGTGGGGAGATGGGGGGGTAATGAGACATGCAAAGGGGACATTGACGGATGAAATAGCGTCAGGCTGA
- a CDS encoding uncharacterized protein (EggNog:ENOG410PSJ6~BUSCO:8831at33183) translates to MSTQRLRPSGLFSLWKSPRRNSMAIYSIPRGFTEMRQTSPPTGSSIHHETASRNERSRDTAGVNDQKDEPKMGYDPERMTRERSELFELFSLSRIPDPRTDLGVKIDELGQLQITDPVESRRKHKTALVLSAVPISLVERDFRRLLDPGKHIEGWTSGGGLEEIIPARDPQTLRRKHGWILIFATPAAAQEYQARIHNLRVLLRHHLPITSESKLQLPPAYTVHGSRGFTLQDYTISSPWQYPSVLAYLAPFSGHLQEVIKTHNNILAQKQKERRTYPVQISLDTRQIPNISTRHIVSFVHWDAENRRVPWRLAETLRPISPLTNDTPHRILDSEEDAKILNGIGNWRILFENSSEARRFVRTWHRRPLPKFTGLPNCDPPPLLHVECLFRDGY, encoded by the exons ATGTCCACGCAGCGGCTGCGACCGTCAGGGCTATTTTCATTATGGAAAAGCCCGCGACGGAATTCTATGGCTATCTACTCAATACCTCGCGGGTTTACGGAAATGCGCCAAACCTCACCGCCCACAGGATCCTCCATACACCACGAAACCGCATCCAGAAACGAAAGGAGCCGAGACACCGCCGGCGTCAATGACCAGAAAGATGAACCGAAGATGGGTTATGACCCCGAGCGCATGACGCGGGAGCGGTCCGAACTATTCGAACTCTTTTCGCTGTCCAGGATTCCTGATCCACGCACGGACCTAGGTGTCAAGATTGATGAACTGGGCCAATTGCAGATCACAGATCCTGTTGAGAGTCGACGAAAACATAAAACTGCCTTGGTACTGTCCGCTGTGCCGATTTCTCTGGTTGAACGTGATTTCAGGCGGCTCCTTGACCCGGGAAAACATATTGAAGGGTGGACAAGCGGTGGCGGACTGGAAGAAA TCATCCCAGCACGAGACCCTCAAACACTCCGTCGTAAACACGGTTGGATTCTTATCTTTGCAACTCCTGCCGCAGCACAAGAATACCAGGCTCGCATTCACAATCTGCGAGTCCTCCTTCGCCATCATCTACCGATAACGTCTGAATCAAAACTACAACTCCCGCCGGCCTATACTGTTCACGGCTCTCGCGGCTTCACACTTCAAGACTACACAATCAGTAGCCCTTGGCAATACCCATCAGTGCTCGCTTACCTTGCGCCATTCAGCGGCCATTTACAAGAAGTCATTAAGACACACAACAACATCCTCGCccaaaagcaaaaggaacGCCGAACATACCCCGTCCAAATATCCCTCGACACCCGCCAGATACCCAATATATCCACACGGCATATCGTCTCCTTCGTTCACTGGGATGCTGAAAATCGCAGAGTACCGTGGCGCCTCGCTGAAACGCTGAGGCCTATCTCCCCTCTAACGAACGATACGCCGCATAGGATCTTGGATTCTGAAGAAGACGCCAAGATTCTGAATGGAATAGGCAACTGGCGCATTTTGTTTGAGAACTCGTCGGAAGCAAGAAGATTTGTGCGGACCTGGCACCGGAGGCCGTTGCCGAAATTTACGGGATTACCGAACTGCGACCCTCCGCCACTGCTGCATGTTGAGTGTTTGTTCCGGGATGGGTATTGA